One Thermoanaerobacter kivui genomic window, TACATTTTGGGTATTTACAGGCCGGCTGTCAAGAGGAATAAAAATTATGTCGTCTTTAGGTACTGTAAATTTTTCATTGTAAGTAGAAGCTGGCAAGGAAAATATACATAAAGTCAGTACAAACCACAAAGCTTTTTTAAACATATCCTTCTCCTGCTTGTCTTTTTGTATAAATTATACCATAACAAAAGGGAATTTTCATTTTATTAATCTTTTTTGGGCTTGGGGATTTTTCTGAGTGCGGATTATAATTACAAATCAGACTGATGACAAACTTTCGTAAAGTAGATATTTTACATAAGTTGCGACTTGTGACAAAGCGTTAACAAAGCTTAGCAAGACTGATTTAAATAATTTTTGACTTTGTCAACAAGCTGCCAAATGTTTTTTTATAAAAAATTTAATGTTTTGTTAACTTTTTTGTAACATATTTGTGATAATTGTGTGATATATTTATGGTAAATTTGTGTGAGAGGTTGGAAAACATGAGTAAAAAAGCGTTAATCATCCTTACAATCATGGTAACAATCGTACTTGCTGT contains:
- a CDS encoding DUF4127 family protein: MFKKALWFVLTLCIFSLPASTYNEKFTVPKDDIIFIPLDSRPVNTQNVSLLTNMWGKT